One Pararhizobium sp. IMCC3301 DNA segment encodes these proteins:
- a CDS encoding type II toxin-antitoxin system RelE/ParE family toxin, translating into MKQVTYTKQAIKMLSRMPASTLRTIRAKIAIYAETPEKLSANVKKLQGVEGFRLRVGDWRVIFNEDAQVVAVLKVAPRGSAYS; encoded by the coding sequence ATGAAGCAGGTGACCTACACAAAGCAAGCGATCAAAATGCTCTCCAGAATGCCAGCCAGCACATTAAGGACTATCAGGGCAAAGATCGCGATTTATGCTGAAACACCAGAGAAGCTTTCGGCGAATGTAAAGAAGCTGCAGGGTGTTGAGGGCTTTCGCCTGCGTGTTGGCGACTGGCGCGTTATCTTCAACGAAGATGCGCAGGTTGTTGCCGTTTTGAAAGTTGCCCCGCGTGGCAGCGCATACAGTTAG
- a CDS encoding tripartite tricarboxylate transporter permease — protein MDAFFNGFMALTDPGLIALLVAATFGGVIIGALPGLNATTGAALLLPFTLTMQPVAAISILTAIYCSATFAGAITAILINTPGTSASATTCLDGYPMALRGEAGRALGLAVVSSTFGGVFSVIVLMLAAPILARAAYNFAPPEYFALTLFGLSMLVSVGGGSPIKNLIAGAFGILLATLGTDLLTSVKRFTFDVPELYEGIGFVPVMIGVFGISELLSQASSLHLKRKQITMKAIKLPSREDYRRVWKTILRSSGIGTFIGILPAEGATVASMIGYNEARRWSKTPEEFGHGAIEGIAGSEAANNAATGGAMVPTLALGIPGSPTAAVILAGLLVHGLRPGPTMFTEQADFAFAIFWSMLFVNLLFLGIGLYGAKIFARVTLIPVPILWPTVFIFSIVGAYALDQSMFDVWIALISGIVGYFMRVYGFSVVPLAIGLILGGMLEQRLGQSMVMLDEQWWMIATRPLSAFFLILTAFALFGPALWKFIVRSRMRLREGSPS, from the coding sequence ATGGATGCTTTTTTCAACGGGTTCATGGCCCTCACCGATCCCGGCCTGATTGCGCTGCTGGTCGCGGCAACCTTTGGCGGCGTCATAATCGGCGCACTCCCCGGCCTCAATGCAACCACCGGCGCGGCACTGCTTCTTCCGTTCACCCTGACCATGCAGCCTGTCGCCGCGATCTCGATCCTGACCGCTATCTACTGCTCGGCGACGTTCGCCGGTGCCATTACCGCAATTCTGATCAACACACCCGGCACATCGGCCAGTGCGACGACCTGCCTTGACGGCTATCCGATGGCATTGCGCGGCGAGGCTGGACGCGCCCTTGGCCTTGCCGTGGTCTCCTCAACCTTCGGCGGCGTGTTCAGCGTCATTGTTCTAATGCTGGCTGCACCGATTCTGGCTCGCGCCGCCTATAATTTTGCACCGCCGGAGTATTTCGCCCTGACCCTGTTTGGCCTGTCAATGCTGGTCAGCGTTGGCGGCGGTTCGCCGATCAAGAATCTGATCGCCGGCGCTTTTGGCATTCTTCTCGCCACGCTCGGTACCGATCTTCTGACTTCGGTCAAACGCTTCACCTTTGATGTCCCGGAACTCTATGAGGGGATCGGTTTTGTCCCGGTCATGATCGGGGTTTTCGGGATTTCCGAGCTGTTGTCACAAGCCTCGTCGCTGCATCTGAAGCGCAAACAGATCACCATGAAGGCGATCAAACTGCCCTCTCGCGAGGATTACCGCCGGGTCTGGAAAACCATTCTGCGTTCCTCAGGAATCGGTACCTTTATCGGAATCCTGCCCGCCGAAGGCGCTACGGTCGCCTCGATGATCGGTTACAATGAAGCGCGGCGCTGGTCGAAGACGCCGGAAGAATTCGGACATGGCGCCATTGAAGGCATTGCCGGGTCGGAAGCTGCCAACAATGCCGCTACCGGCGGTGCAATGGTGCCGACCCTGGCGCTTGGCATTCCCGGAAGCCCGACCGCAGCGGTGATCCTTGCCGGATTGCTGGTCCATGGTCTGCGCCCCGGACCCACCATGTTCACCGAACAGGCCGATTTCGCCTTTGCCATTTTCTGGTCGATGCTGTTCGTCAATCTGCTGTTTCTCGGCATTGGGCTGTACGGCGCAAAAATCTTTGCCCGCGTCACATTGATCCCGGTTCCGATCCTGTGGCCCACCGTCTTCATCTTTTCGATTGTCGGCGCTTATGCGCTGGATCAGTCGATGTTCGATGTCTGGATTGCACTGATTTCTGGCATTGTCGGATATTTCATGCGGGTATACGGGTTTTCCGTTGTGCCTCTGGCCATCGGTCTGATCCTTGGTGGCATGCTTGAGCAGCGCCTTGGCCAGTCGATGGTGATGCTCGACGAGCAGTGGTGGATGATCGCGACCCGGCCGCTGTCGGCGTTTTTCCT
- a CDS encoding sulfatase-like hydrolase/transferase, giving the protein MSDQPNLLFIFSDQHSARVAGYSGDPLAETPNLDKLAAGGVVFDNAYCSSPICTPSRMSAMTARHPYRNRVWGNQDILHSGIPTFAHALGAAGLDPVLVGRLHSVGPDQLLGYARREVGDHHSNWSGVARVDMGPLQGTASPDRRSLLNSGSGQSAYEVKDKDVIEATLLELDQFAAEIAQGTRQRFAMTCGLMLPHAPFVARADDFKRFEDLVGLAHPRSPQPGHEHPWLAQWREKCGITDVSEAEEKRARAAYYGLVASMDRAIGKVLDRLEALGLADNTLVVYASDHGEQLGAHGMWWKHTFYEESVKVPMILRWPGTLPAGERRHQVVNLIDLTATMLEAAGAPALPESDGISFLNVARSADAPWIDCAFSEYCHGSRFDWGIAGTSQNRMIRQGRYKLIYYHGFVPQLFDLDEDPLEECDLAGDSAHASIVKQLTEAVLRGWDPDAVRAQIEETLDAKALLQKWAQQVNPPSAYMWQMQSDHNWLDAKPE; this is encoded by the coding sequence ATGTCTGATCAACCGAACCTGCTTTTTATCTTTTCTGATCAGCATTCTGCACGGGTTGCTGGCTATAGCGGCGATCCGCTGGCCGAGACGCCCAATCTCGACAAGCTTGCCGCAGGCGGTGTTGTGTTTGACAATGCCTATTGCTCATCACCGATTTGTACCCCCTCCAGAATGTCGGCGATGACAGCACGCCATCCCTATCGCAATCGTGTCTGGGGCAATCAGGACATCCTGCATTCGGGCATCCCGACCTTCGCCCATGCCCTTGGCGCGGCGGGGCTGGACCCCGTGCTGGTCGGGCGTTTGCATTCGGTCGGCCCCGATCAACTGCTCGGCTATGCGCGCCGGGAAGTCGGCGATCACCATTCCAATTGGAGCGGTGTTGCGCGCGTCGATATGGGTCCTCTGCAAGGCACTGCCTCACCTGACCGGCGCAGCCTGCTGAATTCCGGCAGCGGGCAAAGCGCTTATGAAGTCAAAGACAAGGATGTGATCGAAGCCACACTGCTGGAACTCGATCAATTTGCCGCCGAGATTGCACAAGGGACGCGCCAGCGCTTTGCCATGACGTGCGGTCTGATGCTGCCCCATGCACCCTTCGTCGCCCGAGCCGACGATTTCAAACGCTTCGAGGATCTTGTCGGACTTGCGCATCCGCGAAGCCCGCAGCCCGGCCATGAACATCCGTGGTTGGCACAATGGCGTGAAAAATGCGGGATTACCGACGTTTCCGAGGCCGAAGAAAAGCGCGCCCGTGCCGCCTATTATGGCTTGGTCGCGTCAATGGATCGGGCGATTGGCAAGGTTCTGGATCGGCTGGAAGCGCTCGGTCTCGCGGACAATACGCTCGTTGTCTATGCCTCCGATCATGGCGAGCAACTGGGTGCCCACGGGATGTGGTGGAAACACACCTTCTACGAAGAGTCCGTCAAGGTTCCGATGATCCTGCGCTGGCCTGGCACGCTGCCGGCAGGCGAACGGCGCCATCAGGTTGTCAATCTCATTGATCTGACCGCAACCATGTTGGAGGCCGCAGGTGCGCCGGCATTGCCCGAATCGGACGGCATCAGTTTTCTTAACGTTGCCCGCTCGGCCGATGCCCCCTGGATCGATTGTGCCTTTTCTGAATATTGCCACGGCTCACGTTTTGACTGGGGCATTGCCGGCACCAGCCAGAACCGCATGATCCGACAGGGCCGCTACAAATTGATCTACTATCACGGGTTTGTGCCACAGCTCTTTGACCTTGATGAAGATCCTCTCGAAGAATGCGATCTTGCCGGCGATAGCGCCCACGCGAGCATCGTCAAGCAATTGACCGAAGCGGTGTTGCGCGGCTGGGATCCCGACGCTGTTCGTGCGCAAATCGAGGAGACGCTTGATGCCAAGGCGCTTCTGCAGAAATGGGCGCAACAGGTCAATCCCCCCAGCGCTTACATGTGGCAGATGCAATCTGACCATAATTGGCTCGATGCCAAACCAGAATGA
- a CDS encoding helix-turn-helix domain-containing protein, whose protein sequence is MDVQFIRAPDGSEMVVLPRVEFEKLQDAVEDIQDAQAHRDIERKLASGEEEQIPFEFANRLIDGENPIRVWREYRGLKAVELAGKAGVSQAYLSEIETGKKEGRVSTLSAIAGVLGLTIDDLV, encoded by the coding sequence ATGGACGTACAATTTATCAGAGCCCCCGATGGCAGCGAAATGGTTGTGTTGCCTCGTGTTGAATTTGAAAAGCTTCAAGACGCTGTTGAAGACATTCAGGATGCGCAGGCACATCGTGATATCGAACGCAAACTTGCAAGCGGAGAGGAAGAGCAGATCCCTTTTGAATTCGCAAACCGTCTCATCGACGGCGAAAACCCAATTCGTGTCTGGCGTGAATACCGCGGTCTTAAAGCTGTCGAACTTGCCGGGAAAGCAGGTGTCAGCCAAGCCTACCTGTCCGAGATTGAAACCGGGAAGAAAGAGGGCCGTGTGAGCACGCTGTCAGCCATAGCTGGTGTGTTGGGCCTTACAATTGATGATCTGGTTTAA
- a CDS encoding sulfatase-like hydrolase/transferase: MTKPQPDILLLYSDQHAPIAGCYGDAIVKTPNLDKLANSGTLFTNCYCPSPICLPSRMSFLTAREPHRQSAWTNRDILPSGIPTFAHSLGAAGYDTVLAGRMHSIGPDQMRGYSRRLVGDHSANWLGGVAHDLGPLAKANDPWRDSLTASGPGRSAYETYDHAVTEAAIDQLEEIGRRRADGDSRPFALTIGWILPHAPYVCSPELFEAYKGKVPPPSIAPPEDEHPHYEWWRKDRGVADATPTETMRARTAYYGLVETLDTMIGRVLSALKQAGLSDNTLVIYTSDHGEHLGNRGLWWKSTLYDEAAKVPLIMSLPGVIPANQSCESIVNLTDVTATMLDIAGAKELPNSQGQSFAGVFENPAMPWSDETFCEYVNDGVPPWAGGREVIQRMVRLGRYKYIYHHGHRDQLFDLQDDPPELRDLIDDPAFAGVGQRLLDRVLAGWDPNAISASLATNGADQAMLEEWAKATRPTDLLRWEMKAEDNWLTPLSYDLNS; encoded by the coding sequence ATGACCAAGCCTCAACCTGACATTCTGCTGCTTTATTCCGACCAGCACGCTCCCATTGCCGGATGTTATGGCGATGCGATCGTAAAGACGCCAAACCTCGACAAACTGGCGAACAGCGGCACGCTCTTTACGAATTGCTATTGTCCCTCTCCTATCTGCCTGCCCTCGCGCATGTCGTTTCTCACCGCGCGTGAACCCCATCGCCAGAGTGCCTGGACCAATCGCGACATCCTGCCATCAGGCATCCCGACTTTTGCGCATTCGCTGGGGGCGGCGGGCTACGATACTGTGTTGGCCGGGCGCATGCACTCAATAGGGCCTGATCAGATGCGCGGTTACAGCCGCCGGTTGGTTGGCGATCATTCGGCAAATTGGCTGGGTGGTGTGGCACATGATCTTGGACCACTGGCAAAAGCCAATGATCCGTGGCGAGACAGCCTCACCGCATCTGGCCCCGGCCGGTCGGCTTATGAAACCTATGATCATGCTGTGACAGAAGCAGCGATTGACCAGTTGGAAGAAATCGGGCGGCGCCGGGCTGACGGTGACAGCCGGCCATTTGCACTGACGATCGGCTGGATATTGCCGCACGCACCCTATGTATGTTCGCCCGAATTATTTGAAGCCTACAAGGGCAAGGTGCCGCCACCCTCGATCGCGCCGCCTGAAGACGAACATCCGCACTATGAATGGTGGCGCAAGGATCGCGGAGTTGCTGACGCCACACCCACTGAAACCATGCGTGCACGCACTGCCTATTACGGGCTCGTGGAAACGCTGGACACGATGATCGGGCGTGTGCTTTCCGCGCTGAAGCAGGCTGGCCTGTCTGATAACACGCTTGTCATTTATACGTCTGATCACGGCGAGCATTTGGGCAATCGCGGATTATGGTGGAAATCCACGCTGTACGACGAAGCCGCAAAAGTTCCATTGATCATGAGCCTGCCAGGCGTCATACCTGCCAATCAGAGCTGCGAGTCCATTGTCAATCTGACCGATGTGACGGCGACGATGCTGGACATCGCGGGTGCCAAAGAACTTCCGAACAGCCAGGGCCAGAGTTTTGCTGGCGTGTTTGAAAATCCGGCGATGCCGTGGAGTGACGAGACCTTCTGCGAATATGTCAATGACGGGGTACCACCCTGGGCCGGCGGGCGTGAAGTAATCCAACGCATGGTGCGCCTTGGTCGCTATAAATACATCTATCATCACGGTCATCGCGATCAGCTGTTCGATCTGCAGGACGACCCCCCGGAATTGCGTGACCTGATCGATGATCCGGCTTTTGCAGGCGTAGGGCAACGGCTGCTTGATCGTGTGCTCGCCGGCTGGGACCCAAATGCAATTTCCGCCAGTCTTGCTACCAATGGCGCAGATCAGGCAATGCTCGAAGAGTGGGCGAAAGCCACGCGCCCCACAGACCTGCTGCGGTGGGAAATGAAGGCCGAGGACAATTGGCTGACCCCATTGTCATATGATCTCAACTCTTAA
- a CDS encoding tripartite tricarboxylate transporter substrate binding protein, producing MKHHSTHTATARTLSLIAGASALALSSLMPGGQAEAQEYPSKTIEVITHAGNGGGTDVTTRMMMLRARRELNADMVVVNKRGGGGVVAMDYYLTQPADGYSILTFTIGHAAELAKNETKMTLDDIRPIARGTDDPQILMVKCGVYADAADFVAQQKDEPITYGTTHLGNIDDVSAFMFTKKGGMKTPKILPFDGGGELATQLVAGAVDAAVLNLAEAGSQIESGDVCPIVVLADKRMSALPDVSTAKEMDIPVSFSTVRGFVVHKDTPDDVAAKIEEALMKSMQHSVYQGFLTSVGLDSSSVAGSKEWGNQLNTMVTEMASALKELGFIE from the coding sequence ATGAAACACCACAGCACACACACTGCGACAGCGCGCACGCTGAGCTTGATTGCCGGCGCATCCGCGCTGGCCCTGAGCAGCCTGATGCCAGGTGGCCAGGCTGAGGCCCAGGAATATCCGTCAAAAACCATTGAAGTCATCACCCATGCCGGCAATGGCGGCGGCACGGATGTCACCACCCGCATGATGATGCTGCGGGCGCGGCGTGAGCTGAACGCCGATATGGTTGTCGTCAACAAGCGCGGCGGCGGCGGCGTTGTTGCCATGGATTACTACCTCACCCAGCCGGCAGATGGCTATTCCATTCTGACCTTCACCATCGGCCATGCCGCCGAACTGGCCAAGAATGAAACCAAAATGACGCTGGATGATATCCGCCCCATCGCCCGCGGCACCGACGATCCCCAGATCCTGATGGTGAAATGCGGTGTCTATGCCGATGCCGCTGATTTTGTAGCGCAGCAGAAAGACGAGCCGATCACTTACGGCACGACGCATCTGGGCAATATCGATGATGTATCCGCCTTCATGTTCACCAAGAAGGGTGGCATGAAAACCCCGAAAATCCTGCCCTTTGACGGCGGCGGCGAACTGGCCACCCAACTGGTTGCCGGTGCGGTCGATGCAGCGGTTTTGAACCTTGCCGAAGCCGGCAGTCAGATCGAGTCGGGTGATGTCTGCCCGATTGTCGTGCTGGCCGACAAACGCATGTCGGCGCTGCCTGACGTGTCCACCGCAAAGGAAATGGACATTCCGGTCAGCTTCTCCACTGTGCGTGGCTTTGTCGTCCACAAGGATACGCCGGATGATGTAGCCGCCAAGATTGAAGAGGCGTTGATGAAATCCATGCAGCACAGCGTCTATCAGGGATTTCTGACGTCGGTCGGACTGGATTCCTCTTCTGTTGCCGGTTCCAAGGAATGGGGCAATCAGCTGAATACCATGGTTACCGAAATGGCGTCCGCGCTGAAAGAGCTCGGCTTCATCGAGTAA
- a CDS encoding tripartite tricarboxylate transporter TctB family protein: MKRSSHPDGLARWLVPVTIILFCLVAIYVTTTFKKMPPILKRGIQPSDFPQLVSLLIISLTLLMVWKDPVRIVERITSKSWMTMLLMLVFVALIQIDLFLALGIFAAALTLLWGERRPHRIAIVSIVIPALVFFMFDLVFKIRFPHGLLTSVWYG; this comes from the coding sequence ATGAAAAGATCATCTCATCCTGACGGGCTGGCCAGATGGCTGGTTCCGGTCACTATCATCCTCTTCTGCCTCGTAGCCATCTATGTCACGACGACGTTCAAGAAGATGCCGCCGATCCTCAAACGCGGCATTCAACCGTCCGATTTCCCGCAACTCGTCAGCCTGCTGATCATTAGCCTGACCTTGTTGATGGTGTGGAAGGATCCGGTCCGCATCGTCGAGCGCATCACGTCGAAATCATGGATGACTATGCTGCTGATGCTGGTCTTTGTCGCACTGATCCAGATCGATCTGTTTCTTGCCCTCGGCATATTTGCAGCAGCCCTGACCCTTCTGTGGGGCGAACGCCGCCCCCACCGCATCGCCATTGTCAGCATAGTGATACCGGCGCTGGTGTTCTTTATGTTTGATCTGGTCTTCAAAATCCGCTTCCCCCACGGATTGCTGACCTCTGTCTGGTACGGGTGA
- a CDS encoding LacI family DNA-binding transcriptional regulator produces MKDAKYKRPRMIDIAREANVNRITVSRALSRPDLVADETLQRINKAIAKAGYIPDQVARGLRSERSKIVTLVTPPQMAGVYGSMLEQLALQLHAGGLIVNLFPLLDAEEQRETTLRELAGWRPAAIVLFGAQLSDNMRETLRNTRSPSIELLNYDENGPIACIGYDQRAAALQLSRHLLERGYRRLTYVHSANPLSSMNIKRVTGFADGIRNAGGTFFPVGHDDEFAAANALEVRGLELKANPTFIEGFELMSRLAAADQIPDAMLFASDMVAVGALQFCLLNGLRVPRDVALSAFDGTELASVVQPGLTSLDAPFEKIAQQGAQEILRLTQDGESEIRRICVATQIIHRDST; encoded by the coding sequence GTGAAAGATGCCAAATACAAACGTCCCCGGATGATTGATATTGCGCGCGAAGCCAACGTCAATCGGATCACGGTTTCAAGAGCTTTGTCGCGGCCCGATCTGGTGGCTGACGAGACGCTCCAGCGCATAAACAAGGCCATCGCAAAAGCGGGTTACATACCCGATCAGGTCGCGCGCGGGCTGAGATCCGAGCGCAGCAAAATAGTAACACTGGTGACGCCACCCCAGATGGCGGGGGTTTATGGCTCCATGCTGGAGCAACTTGCATTGCAGCTGCATGCTGGTGGTCTGATTGTCAATCTGTTTCCACTGCTTGACGCGGAGGAACAGCGCGAAACCACACTGCGTGAATTGGCCGGATGGCGCCCGGCCGCAATTGTTCTGTTTGGCGCCCAACTCAGCGACAATATGCGCGAAACCCTGCGCAACACCCGTTCGCCCAGCATCGAACTGTTGAATTATGACGAGAACGGCCCGATTGCCTGTATCGGATACGATCAGCGCGCAGCGGCACTGCAATTATCCCGGCATCTTCTCGAGCGCGGCTACCGGCGCTTGACCTATGTCCATTCTGCCAATCCGTTAAGTTCCATGAACATCAAGCGCGTCACCGGTTTTGCTGACGGGATCAGGAACGCTGGCGGTACATTTTTTCCAGTTGGCCATGATGATGAATTCGCGGCTGCGAATGCTTTGGAGGTGCGCGGCCTGGAGTTGAAGGCAAACCCGACCTTCATTGAAGGCTTCGAACTTATGAGCAGGCTTGCGGCCGCAGATCAGATACCAGATGCGATGCTGTTTGCCAGTGATATGGTGGCGGTCGGCGCTTTGCAGTTCTGTTTGTTGAACGGACTGCGCGTGCCACGCGATGTAGCGTTATCTGCGTTTGACGGAACGGAACTGGCTTCCGTCGTCCAGCCGGGTCTGACCAGTCTGGACGCGCCTTTTGAAAAGATTGCGCAACAGGGTGCACAGGAAATCCTGCGTCTGACCCAGGATGGCGAAAGCGAAATCAGACGGATATGCGTCGCAACCCAAATCATTCATCGCGACAGCACCTGA